Proteins found in one Drosophila busckii strain San Diego stock center, stock number 13000-0081.31 chromosome 2R, ASM1175060v1, whole genome shotgun sequence genomic segment:
- the LOC108595278 gene encoding glucose 1,6-bisphosphate synthase yields the protein MLAPNAPTTPAELIKSLELSGRDELDMQIKNWIMWDRNDATLQQVVSAVKEKDWDALEQRLCHRNAFGTAGLRAGMRAGFDSINDLTIIQTAQGLSSFLTEQYPNVVRRETQGVVIGYDGRYNSKRLAQLTATVMLNGRCKVYLFNRITTTPLVAFGVVHLKCLAGVMVTGSHNAKHDNGFKVYWTNGAPIVAPLDKQIQAAVLNCLEPVPSNWDLSILDEHALLEDPYREVYPAYYEAMSNLLPYNYIETNECSQLRFVYTALHGAGYPYIREAFYQARLKPVIPVPEQKDSDPEFPTISFPDPIEGKDSLNLAIRKAEEEHCTIILANDPDGDRLAVAELDPKGRWKIFNGNELGALLGWWALESYKTRTPKPNVSNCVMIGSLVSSKILAAMARAEGFTFVETLVGFKWMSSKALELQALGKTVLLAFEQPIGYMFTTMVADKDGINAACQVATMACYLRSTRNVTLIEKLREIYDTYGYHCTMMQSMTYKSPWQVDKMFTRLRSFDDEQPGTYPKCILNGEFDVRSVRDLTTGLDTSFPDNKARMPVSPNKHMITFTFTNGMTFTVRDSGTEPKIKIYSEIFGLPEEKEWDELHDTLKRMTEAAISEFIQPDEMGLT from the exons aTGCTGGCACCCAACGCGCCCACAACGCCGGCGGAGCTAATCAAATCGTTAGAGCTCTCCGGGCGCGACGAGCTGgatatgcaaatcaaaaactGGATAATGTGGGATCGCAACGATGCGACGCTGCAGCAGGTGGTGTCGGCCGTGAAGGAAAAGGACTGGGATGCGCTGGAGCAGCGTCTGTGCCATCGCAATGCCTTTGGCACCGCGGGCCTGCGAGCTGGCATGCGTGCTGGCTTCGATTCCATCAACGACTTGACCATCATACAAACAGCTCAGGGATTGTCCAGCTTTCTAACGGAGCAGTATCCCAACGTGGTGAGGCGTGAGACGCAGGGCGTCGTCATAGGCTACGATGGACGCTACAACAGCAAGCGCTTGGCCCAGCTGACAGCCACCGTTATGTTGAACGGGCGCTGCAAGGTTTATCTCTTCAATCGCATAACCACTACGCCGCTGGTGGCCTTTGGCGTGGTGCACCTGAAGTGTCTGGCGGGAGTAATGGTGACTGGCTCGCATAATGCCAAACATGACAATGGCTTCAAGGTTTACTGGACCAATGGCGCGCCCATTGTTGCACCGCTGGATAAACAAATTCAGGCAGCCGTGCTCAATTGCCTGGAGCCCGTGCCCTCCAACTGGGATCTTTCCATTTTGGATGAGCACGCACTGCTGGAGGATCCCTATCGCGAAGTATACCCCGCCTACTACGAGGCCATGAGCAATCTGCTGCCCTACAATTACATAGAGACCAACGAGTGCAGCCAGCTGCGTTTTGTCTATACGGCTCTGCATGGAGCGGGATATCCGTATATACGGGAAGCCTTCTATCAGGCAAGACTCAAGCCTGTGATACCCGTGCCGGAGCAGAAGGACTCAGATCCAGAGTTTCCTACCATCAGCTTTCCAGACCCCATAG AAGGAAAAGATTCTTTAAATTTGGCCATACGAAAAGCGGAGGAAGAGCACTGCACCATTATCCTGGCCAATGATCCGGATGGCGATCGTTTAGCTGTAGCCGAACTGGATCCCAAGGGACGCTGGAAAATCTTCAATGGAAATGAGCTGGGCGCTCTGCTGGGCTGGTGGGCGCTGGAAAGCTACAAGACGCGCACACCCAAGCCAAATGTGTCCAATTGCGTCATGATTGGCAGCTTGGTGAGCTCTAAGATACTCGCCGCCATGGCACGAGCGGAGGGATTCACCTTTGTGGAAACATTGGTCGGCTTCAAGTGGATGAGCAGCAAAGCCCTAGAGCTGCAGGCTCTGGGCAAGACTGTGCTGTTGGCCTTTGAGCAGCCCATAGGCTACATGTTCACCACCATGGTGGCGGATAAGGATGGTATCAATGCCGCCTGCCAGGTGGCCACAATGGCCTGTTACCTACGCAGCACGCGAAACGTCACTTTGATTGAGAAACTCCGAGAGATATATGACACCTATGGCTATCACTGCACCATGATGCAGTCGATGACCTACAAGAGTCCCTGGCAGGTGGACAAGATGTTCACTCGCCTGCGCAGCTTTGACGACGAGCAGCCCGGCACCTATCCCAAGTGCATACTCAACGGCGAGTTTGATGTGCGCAGCGTGCGCGACTTGACCACAGGACTGGACACCTCCTTCCCGGACAACAAGGCGCGCATGCCAGTGAGCCCCAACAAGCATATGATTACCTTTACATTTACCAATGGCATGACCTTCACGGTCCGCGACAGCGGCACTGAGCCCAAGATTAAGATTTACTCGGAGATCTTTGGGCTGCCCGAGGAGAAAGAATGGGACGAGCTGCATGACACCCTCAAGAGAATGACGGAGGCCGCCATCTCCGAGTTCATACAGCCTGACGAAATGGGTCTAACATAA